From the genome of Phlebotomus papatasi isolate M1 chromosome 2, Ppap_2.1, whole genome shotgun sequence:
tttattcaattgaaaaggtgcgCCAGTGccattactgatcaaaatttatattttactggCCGCAATAGATTTTTgctcaagaaaaattattttattaaccaaaattgaattgtttattggcgaaaatcgattttcactgaccaaattgattttttgttgacgaaaaattgatttttcactggctaaaattgatttttatgcctCCGCCACATTTTTAGACCgcttaaatttcatgaaatcaaaattcgcgtccttaTCTTTCTAAAAAGATGTGCATTAGtctatttctttctttttgactcaaaattggactgaactaaatttaatttggtgtgatgttcaaaggaagaagaagagtgcgaaaacgTATGCAGATATTttaagaaaggaatgtgaatttcgacttcatgaaattttcctgatctaaaaggtgtgccggagccataaatatctattttattggtcaaaattgattttttttctagcaaAAACTGATTTTCCTGACCCTTAGATGAATTTTTGCTAACCAAGTTTGATTTTGTACTCTCCAAATGCATTTCTTTGTTGACCAAAATTAATATCATTGACTAACCAAGattgatttttactgaccaaaatcgtCCCATTAAAGACGGACGATTCACTACCGATTGAGACCAATACAGCTGACATGGAAACTTCAAGACCTCTCAATTAAATCAAAGTTTGATTAAATTGGTCGATAAATGAGCTCTGCATTGTGGTTtaactttgactttgaaaagtacaaaattatcaattttgcaGGTATTGTTATCTATGGTCGAAATATTCCAAACTAATCCGATAATCCCTTCAATtcagcactgagagaaatccgaaaaagttaaaataacattccggaaatgttaattttaccctgcataattgatccgaaattagtgtaaatattatgctttttaggtgtattaagggttaaagttaccctttttcatggttattttacccttaaaaaggtgtaaaattaacattaaaaaatgttaatatatttttacacctaaaaagtgttaaagttatgaggaaaaaaagttaatcacaccctcctttctttctcagtgtGAGATAAATCCTCGAGAATTAAGTCCTAAAGTTGCCCTTTAAATTTACAAGGACCgtttaaattcacaaaattacagaaaagttgcgttagaaaaattaagaaatgccTCAAGATAATATTGACTTTTGGTGGGGGTCACTAAAAACCAGAAGGTGTTATCTCGTACTGTTTAACTTCTAAGCCAATATTTTTTTGGATTCTATtgctctttttgagttcgattattgaaattatttttcaaaatattcagataaattattttaaacttaCCACAATGCCAAGCTGAGGAATTGTCGGTAGTTTTGCAATGGAACTGAGCGGTTGATACGTCTCATGAAGTATGTGGATGATTTGTGTGAGGTTATAATTTCTATTCAGATGCGATTGCAGCTGTTCTCGCATCATTGAATGTGAATTGGTAGCTGAATGTCCTCCCGAAAAGATCATTTTGAATTCTTTTGATTCTGTGCACCAAAAAATATTCACGAGCACCTCCTTATTTGGTCCATATCCAAGGAGAAGGCTCGTGTATGTATATGACTTCACTGTCACGATGTTCTGGAGATTGTAtttatctgaaattttaatttttaataaataaatagaaaaattaaaaggaaaaaaggaATGGCTTTaccatttttgtatttttccgaaaaatcaTGAACCAAAGCATAAAGGTAGACTATTTTGGACCAATCATTCAGGAGACTGTCGATTGTCTTCCCAAACTGATCCACGGGCATTAGATCGTATTGAAGGTAGACTGCTCGTCTCAGTCCTTGCTCTTTGTGATGTGCACTTGGGAGTGGAGTCCCGTAGAACACTAACTCCACAATCCAGAGACGAGTTGTGTGACGATTAACCTGAGCCCTTACAGCCACTGACAACAAACGCTTCAGTAGAGCATTCCACATTGAATTGTCCACAAGGGGCGTAGAGAGAGTTTTGTTGTCAACTTGCAATGGACCCGGCTTGGGAAGAGTTAATAATTTCAACACGAGCGATGTTGCATTGGCTTCTACTTGAAGTCCTCCATGAGGAATATTACGCTTTGACAGCTgcgatacaaaaaaaaataaatcagcgATTTTCCTTGAATACGTCTTCTGTATTTAGAAAGGtttttcgtaaaagtttgtagaaAGTGTAGGAAAAATCAACGAATGGGGAGTTGAAAAAGTCCAAATGTTTGTCAAATCTCAACCATCATCCTTGGTTTGTTACGATCACCTCCGTTTTACCTCCTTTTTCCTTGTTTCAAATTAACGAACTTCgatcaacaaactttttgaacaaactttaacaattttttttcaatagacgtttttcaatcttttgagcaaatgaaaagtttttttttgtagaagtttgtcaaaagtttgtagGAACTGTAGGAAAACACAACGAATCGGGATTTGCAAAAGACCAAAAGTTTGTTAAACCTAAATTATTCTTCTTGGTTTGTTAAATTCACCTCCGTTTTACCTCCTTTTCCCTGTTTCAAATTAACAAACCTCgatcaacaaactttttgaacaaactttaacaaaaaatctttttcaataCACTTTATCTTTTGAGCACATGAAAAGTTTTctgtaaaagtttgtcaaaagtttgtagGAACTGTAAGAAAAATCAACGAACTGGGAGTagaaaaaatccaaaagtttgTCAAACCTAAATTATTCTTCTTGGTTTGGTACGATCACCTCCGTTTTACTACCTTTTTCCTTGTTTTCAAATTAACAAACCTCGATCAACAACCTTTTTGAACAAacttaacaaatttttttttcaatagacaTTTTATCCTTTGAGCaaatgaaaagttttttttttttggaaaagattGTCAAAAGTTTGTAGGAACTGTAAGAAAACACAACGAACCGGGAGTTGAAAAAGTTCAAAAGTTTGTCAAACCTAAATTATTCTTCTTGGTTTGTTAAATTCACCTCCGTTTTCCCTCCTTTTCCTTGTTTTCAAATCAACGAACTTCGATCAACaaactttttacaaactttaacGAATAAGCTTCTCGTCTGAGCAGACCGAGCAGACACTTTACCTCTTGAGCAAATGTgacaaatggcaatttttcatcacACATTGCCACAACATGAGCCAGCTCGGGTATAAAATAAGCCGGATAGATGGTTTTCTGTTGTTTAGCTGCTGGTCCACTGTCCATGTGCGATGCTTTGCGTTTGTTGTTGACGGACTCATCGAGAAATGTCCCTGGTCCGTGTGTCGTCACAAAAGTGTCAAATTCAATGAGATTGAGAACTTTTAAATACATCTTTGGGACATCTGTATCACTGTTCTCATCTCCAGCTTCTACTCCTTCAATTCCCGTTGGCTTAACGTACACCAGGAAGAAATTGTACTCCATCTCACTCGGTATCTTGGCTTTTTCTCGCATCTCAAGTACAAGGATGACATTTGGATGACGATGGAGCTTCACGAACACCTTGTGTCGTCCAATCTTAACGATTGGATGATCCGAACTGTGGATCAATGGTAGATGCTCATGTGGAGTCGCTGGAAGGTGCTGAAGGGTCTTTTCACAGCGTCGCTGAGTGATCCAATATCTCAATTCAGAGATCAAATAGGGCAGTTTGGTGTAATCATTGTTGAGAGCTGCCTGCAGATCGGGAACTATTGGGCATTCAAGGTGCTTGGGTACATGGCAATGAAATATGCCTGTATGCGTATCCACTGTAATGTGCACTTGTTCAGCCCGAAGACAAGGACTTAGAATGGGGACAGTAAGTATAGCAGGAGTTCCCTGGAGATGGTATTCTACATCTTTGAGGAAAGTCTGAAACTCCACTTTGATTTCATTGAGTCGAGCAAGAGAGCGAACATAAACTGTATGCACTAGAAGACGTTCCATTGACAGAAGATCGGAACGCACTGCCCGATCTGCCACTTCAGACGACTCCTGGAATATCATTACCAACAAAAATGCTTAAAGGGAGTCGCACACTACTGGgagcattttttgttaaaatttgtcaaaaaatgctattttgacAGATTGGCATTTCCCCTCACGATTtacttcaaaaaagcaatttttgaagaaaactgcTTCCAATGAGAAGCtgtggcgtctacacattagtagactttttgaaaaaaaaaaatgcctttttaaagaaaatttcccctattcttataggaagaaacgtcagatttaaaaaaaaaggcatttttaaaaaaatttcgtaGACGACATGCGAGCAGCCTAGATTAGAAtgtcaaaaaattcaattttcttcgTTTAATTAAtagtaaaactttttaaaaatggaTATTTCAGATTTCAGAACAATTATCTCTCAAATTATAGACCATGATTACTTTTATTTCACACACATTGGGAAATATTTTCGTCAAATGAAGCTTCAAAAAGTGttcttcaaaaaaatctaacaCATCGTTCAgagtttttgataaaaaataaatttttgaagaaaatttgtccaaCGGGGAATGGCCATTATGGCGTCTACAGACTAGAAGCAATTTTGAtcaaattgcatttaaaaaaaaatgactacattgatagggaaaattttctttaaaaaccatttttaaaaaaatgctgcTGTCGTGCCTTTACACAGTGTAGTAGATGTCACAAGCAATTCCCTCaaaaattttatccaatttgcagtatttttcttcaaaaatttcacTTCAAAAATAAACCGCAACATATTGAAACAAAATACATCACAATCatgttttatataattttttaaggaaaccaACACGAATtcgattatttttcatgaaaatttgccatTTCATTGCTGAAAAAAGTGTGAACACTATTTGTGGAGTTTCTAGAGATAGTATTTAGAGgattttcgtggaaaattttccaaaaatgcgatgaaaaaaatatatttctgcaGATGTTATTCCTAGTGGAAACCAAACTGTCTTTGGAAGATTTTCTCTGATTTCTCTTTTGGAATTGTCGGAAGTTATCCCATCCGTGTATATCTGAGGAGTTCTTTGGTACAGTCAGTGATTCCGTACTTCAAATTACAACATGGATTGAAGGTAGAAAATTGGTGGATCTATCGAGGTACTTGACTTGAGCTTAGTCAATCAAATAAAATCGAAAAGATTACAGTGATTCAGTTCATCTAGTTCAGAAATCCAGAGATTGAATGGGCACAGGAATTTACTTGTTCTTTGGGATTCCAGGTTGGGTAACAGAGGAATGAGGGAAGATGATTGTAAATTGGAGTTGATTGAGAACAACGTAATATGAAAGATGGTCATgaggttttttttaaggatcaagACAAAGGTTTTAGTAGCTCAGGATGGCTTTCGTTTGTACTGTAGTCTCCTCGGTGCCTCAGAATACCATTACCTTGATTGTGTAAAGTGGGCTTCAGACAAgaactagaggtttaacccagttcccgaaggtctcaaaatcttaaatatcgatcaattttattgttttcaagaacctaataggtcatttatctttaataatccaataagaaattagagcagttaagccatatggctaatccttaagtctgaagccagCATAAGTCAATAGAAGTGCCTGCAAATCCGGAAATTTCCTCTTTTTAATCTCTTCTTCCAGGAACACACAATTGGAATAACTTCAGGCAATTTCAAGAGAAAAATCATAGAAAATGTTCCTATAAACTCGCGTTGGTGTCCACGTAAAAACAAAATCTTCAGAAAAGCACTTCTCTTtcggatttttaaaaattctttcacGAAAATCCACTGAAACACCTTTTTGCTTTTTCAGTAGTTAAACGAGTAAAAGGAAAACATTTCATGAAGAATtgtttttagtggaaaatgaaagaattaAGAATTAATGAATTAAGCtcaatgtggaggcatttttcttcaaaaatacgcTTCAACAAttgtatttttcttcaaaaaatatttgataaaaattgcctTGAATATGTACAATGAGAAAAGGACCTTCAAAAGgtgatttttatgaaaatatcagGTGTAGAGAACTTTAAGGCGTCTATACACtacgagaaattaaaaaaaaaactgttttctttaagaaaatttcccctatctgtATGCAGGaacgtcaaaattttttaaacaaccTCGTGCGTAGACGCCATTAAACAGATTGATTTGAACaaaatttatcaagataaagttatttgacaatttcttcaaaattcatttccaaaaaattcttttcaaaataattcgTAAAAAACTAAATGCTCTGAATTGGAACAATTTGTCGTCATGAAAATATTTTCGATGAAAAATCCTCTTTTTTGGAAGCgtaattttgaagaaaactgcccctttttttacaatttacaagaACTTTCCACAAACAATTATCTTTCCTTTTTTAGCCAGTTTTGCGGTAAATTTCCATGAAGAACAATCTCAAGTACAAATaacttggaaaatattccaagcgAACTGTCAAATTGGCAACGAAGTTGAATGTGgcgacaatttcttcaaaaagtTGCATCAAAAATTGGATTtgacatcaaaattattttgaataaacattttgataaaaattgaagGAACATAAAGGCTTCATTGGGAATACTTttcattagaaattttaaattttgaaggaattttgacattttgacaaATAAATCCTTCCAATGCGTAAAGGTcctacaacatttttttttaaacttttttcaattttatgccaatgaattaaaaaaaaacttgatagatcgaattgttttaaaagaattttaattaattttaaattcttttgttaattaagtaaaaaatgttttcaaaatgtctttttgtatttttttttgtaatggtctctacacattggaagccgttttcgtcaaaaattgcctttttgaaGCAAATCGTCTACACTGCTGTGGACAGAAAAGtcgaaattctgtcaaaaaagcattttttgacgaaaattgctccctatgtgtagaggccattaaggaaaAATTCTATTACCGTAATTTTTGCAAGCATCGATAcattaacaaattttattattactaataaaaattaatgaaaaatttcttcTCGGCTAAAAACTTGCTTTTTAGCCTTCCAATGTAGGCTTCCcgatttaatttcttttttaagcgctttcaaaaaaataataacttaCCTTATTTCCAATTGATGGAATGTGGAAAACTGCAAGTGGCCTAGCAGAGTCATTTGGATCCGTTTGCACTGTCAGCCTGTAGCCTAATTCGGATTTGGGATCCTTGCTGGTCAGCTCCCTCCAGTACGACACTGTCAACTTGCTTCCCGGAATATACTCATCAACGTAGATCATTTCGTGCAATCGATCCCGGATAAGACGAAGAGTCTGAGTGTAGAGCACTTCCAGTTGAAGGGATTGGCAGAAGAAATGAAGGCAATTGTAGACTTCAGCCAGGGCATTTTGATTGTCCACAAGACGAGCCTGAATCAATTGATGAATATAATTCACTTGGAGTACATGAACCAATGCCTTTCCATCGCCAGTTTCTTTGTCTTCCACGAGGATATCAATGTCCAGGAGACGCCAAGGTACATTTGGTCCATCTCCCATGACCGTCAATGACACTTCAAATTCATGCTCAATCCGGAAAGTGACTCTCCCTCCGTCAATTTTGAACTTTCTCATCTGCGGCAGGAGACTTCCGGTGACAAGTCGATGCTGTATCACCTGATTGAGTCTCAGCAATGTCTGGCGCTTTTCATTGGTGGTAATGGGATCCGGTGGTACAATCTTCTCCCTGATACAGGCCGGAAGACGCCCATAAGTTCCAGTTGTGAGTATTTCAACTGCAGCTGGAATATGAAAGGTGGGCAAACGTGCATGAACCAGCGTCTCACGGGCCATCCGGGCCAACATATCAGCCGTCTCCACAAATAACATGGACTGTTTGTCCAGAAAACTCATAATCTGTGCTGATTTGTCCACTTTCGATGCAGAATTTGCCCATTTTACCAATGCCAACAAACGTATAAAGAGTTGCCGTGTCCGGGCAGAAAAGTTATAAATCTCAATTTTTCTCTCCATATCGGTTTTCCGTGGAAGCctggaaatttaagaaaaatcatttataagaaaattgaggttatgcaatttaattaggaaatttttcctgaaatttaCTTACAATTCAGCCAAAACAGTCAATTCATGGTAAGTCCGTTGAATGATAAAATCAATTAGAATTGCAAGAGAAATAGAGCCCCCACGGGGCTCTTGTCCGGACGACGGCATAAAATTGACAGGTCCTCCTCCTTCTAAAGGAAGTGGTTGCGGAGGCATTACAGTGCCTTTTTGCGCTAAATTGTCTAATAAAAATCGTTAAAACACTTCTTCACAGAGACATTGTCGTCTCAATTAATAGAAAAACAACAATATTGCGTATTGTTGAGAAATTTTCACTGTTTTCACTTGTTTTTCATTAACTCCACAAATCACAAACTAAAAGGTACCGATAGACCTGCGTGAGCTTATAGTGACTATGATTCATTCCCTTTGCCTATTCGGCTTCTGTCAAAATTGTTTTGTCAAAACGGTCAAAATTATACTGTCAAAACACccgtaatttaataattttttaacaataaacgAGAAacagattaaatattttttcccgaAACCTTAATACAGCAAAAAATGTTTaagtatgattttttggagtttTAAATGAAGGTGGGTAACTGAATCGTAAGTTGCaaaaattacaatagttgtgattgCAAgagaatcacaaaaaaattacacatCAAACACAATAGAGGCGCTGCTAGCaggaaaaattatgtttttcagCGCCATCTGTGTTCACAAATAAAGcaatatttgaaattatgtgTAAACGATTAACTGAAATTCGCTGCAATTCGATTTTATGTTTAAGTTTTGAGTGTACACATCCTGCCCATCATACAAATGATATCCGAATGGAAAAGGAATTTTATCCTACTTAAAGGTCGAATAGAAGTAGACAGAGATAGAAATTGCACATGGAAAGTTTGACATTGCgtagattttgataatatttcccTTCATTCTCTTTCTTGATTTGCATTCTACGTGGCAAATTCTTTTCCTAGACGGTTACTCTTAATAAATAAATGGACTTTGTAATGAATtataatgtaaagaatttatattggaaaaattgacaATGATTCGATTTTGACTATATTTTCCTTCGTTCTCTTTCGTGATTTAAATCCTGAGTGACGTATTCTTTTCTTAGATCATTacactacacagtaaaaaaaattaacactattatactgtgtaatctttcacaccactattatagtgttaaattaaaaaacaaaagtgaaaaagtgtttaatttaaaattgttaatttaaagttgttgaatatcaagatgttgaatttggaattgttgaatttaaaaattgttgaatttttatgtgtaaattcaaaaattgttgaattctgtttattgttgaattttcttttcattttgaagattttcatttttttgcctttttagacatttttattggtttttcctgtactcggaaTCCCCCCTAAAAtacgaaatgattacatctgatgctcggatcttcaggatatacttattatgcatataaacatttgatgttctatatgacttttgcccaatgaaaagcatctcgactgaagtataagtcttaattggaaattcaacaatttttacacaacttttgtttaaaaaaaccaacaacttttgtctcaaaattcaacaatttttgtttaaaaattcaacaacttttgtttaaaaattcaacaaatttggttgaaatacacaaggcttcacactataatagtgttaaaaattatgatcaaactataatagtgttaatttttgatcatgtgacaaaaaataccataaagttgtgtattttttcacacaataataatgtgaaaaactgtaatcatactataatagtggtaatttttataatttgttaaacagttttaaatcacgaaacattgttaaaaaatttttatgtttataacagtgagaaattttacacagatcgcaattaaataattaatttatccgatttcacactattatagtgttaaaattttacacattttcaaattaaacaacattgttgaaaatttatcaaatataatagtggtaattttcaatcatgtgacattaaattaccaaaatgttgtgcattttttaaacatttttaaattaaacaactaaaataatcgattttgcactattatagtagtaaaattttacacattttttttactgtgtatgtgAAGAAATGCATAAGGTTTTTAAATTAATACCCGCACCCTCTTTAATCTTTTAACTATAAATCATATATTAACCTGTAAGGaatttattctatataaaaatgtaCTCCAGTATTAATAGAATATTGCCTGAATGGCTTAATACACTCATTATTAGCAGAGCATAATTCTTATTGCCTCTGACTCTACCGAtagatcattttaataaaaaaacaaaaacaaaataaaaataatgcttgaaaatttataatgcaattttccatttttccatATATAAAAAACATGGTTAAATCAATCATAAAGATTTTCTAATCCAAGGGTTAAAAAGATCTTAGAGAGCGTATTGCTCAATCGATTTGAGAGAATTGGGATTcactggaaaggttttggagCCCTTGACAAGTGTGAATCGATCCCAATCGGTTATGGaccgataatttatttttatatatgaaATTGAATTGTATTGGCAGATTTTTAGGCAACCTTTGAATCAATTTACTTCGGTTATAAACcagttagggtaaagtgatataatttggaattagtgttacaagttagacaattcgccggtataagttggacatggcttttttcctgataaatacagtacaaaatttgttttcaatcacaaggaaccaaattataaaactaaagcattaaaaatatacaaataaaaattaggtactaaatttatcaagaaaaaagccctgtccaaattgtaccactgcactgtgcaacttgtaccactttaccctactagtGAATACAGTGAATATTATGTTTTTCTCTATTGAGCTTCAAAGGAACTTTATTAGGTTAAGTGATCCAAAACAACTTTTAGAGGATATTAGCATCTGAGTCTCGTAGTGCCACCCCTTTTTGCAACATttaaaaaactgaaataagtcTCATTTGAGAAACACACTCAAAGACATGAGGACAATATTATACAAATTTATATGCAGATCAACGAGATCAACACgtgaaaaacataaaaatatttagatcTTTTTGTGTGTCATTTTCCCAGATATTCCATCCTTCCCTAACAGAACGGAAGTAAAGGTTTATTTACAAGATCTTTTTTTACCACACTTGTCCCTCTTTCATTATATATAATAGTTTTGATGTCATTCAACTGTAAATAACATACACCACATGGGCTAAGGTGAAAgaatttttcttacatttttggATTAGGGAAAAG
Proteins encoded in this window:
- the LOC129800814 gene encoding mediator of RNA polymerase II transcription subunit 14 isoform X3; this encodes MPPQPLPLEGGGPVNFMPSSGQEPRGGSISLAILIDFIIQRTYHELTVLAELLPRKTDMERKIEIYNFSARTRQLFIRLLALVKWANSASKVDKSAQIMSFLDKQSMLFVETADMLARMARETLVHARLPTFHIPAAVEILTTGTYGRLPACIREKIVPPDPITTNEKRQTLLRLNQVIQHRLVTGSLLPQMRKFKIDGGRVTFRIEHEFEVSLTVMGDGPNVPWRLLDIDILVEDKETGDGKALVHVLQVNYIHQLIQARLVDNQNALAEVYNCLHFFCQSLQLEVLYTQTLRLIRDRLHEMIYVDEYIPGSKLTVSYWRELTSKDPKSELGYRLTVQTDPNDSARPLAVFHIPSIGNKESSEVADRAVRSDLLSMERLLVHTVYVRSLARLNEIKVEFQTFLKDVEYHLQGTPAILTVPILSPCLRAEQVHITVDTHTGIFHCHVPKHLECPIVPDLQAALNNDYTKLPYLISELRYWITQRRCEKTLQHLPATPHEHLPLIHSSDHPIVKIGRHKVFVKLHRHPNVILVLEMREKAKIPSEMEYNFFLVYVKPTGIEGVEAGDENSDTDVPKMYLKVLNLIEFDTFVTTHGPGTFLDESVNNKRKASHMDSGPAAKQQKTIYPAYFIPELAHVVAMCDEKLPFVTFAQELSKRNIPHGGLQVEANATSLVLKLLTLPKPGPLQVDNKTLSTPLVDNSMWNALLKRLLSVAVRAQVNRHTTRLWIVELVFYGTPLPSAHHKEQGLRRAVYLQYDLMPVDQFGKTIDSLLNDWSKIVYLYALVHDFSEKYKNDKYNLQNIVTVKSYTYTSLLLGYGPNKEVLVNIFWCTESKEFKMIFSGGHSATNSHSMMREQLQSHLNRNYNLTQIIHILHETYQPLSSIAKLPTIPQLGIVVHLQRPQNPVLTFCLFPQSPTLLRVEYQSLYCLEIRLRGGGLISIRDGAYSRFDRCNVLQELIPTPGLKAFLSKYVDESTVYRRRSQSEDDNPPSPIAMEEPQGGPTSVGGSSPFLGLRGPQSPRDAGLRFASPITPPSGSNPHTPASPHALASAQGHPNFSMTSPPAPHMPHPSPSGIMPSSPLNTQPSPMAHSPGPNSLSYMQQGHTTDGSPFPTLSPGASNWPGSPSMPRPSPRSGQSPDHKTQQQPSTTHLSRVLPARSWAGAVPILLTHEALDTLCRPCSHPQKEIPGPDLSPLERFLGCVYMKRHLLRFIQNEVVNLRK
- the LOC129800814 gene encoding mediator of RNA polymerase II transcription subunit 14 isoform X2, whose protein sequence is MPPQPLPLEGGGPVNFMPSSGQEPRGGSISLAILIDFIIQRTYHELTVLAELLPRKTDMERKIEIYNFSARTRQLFIRLLALVKWANSASKVDKSAQIMSFLDKQSMLFVETADMLARMARETLVHARLPTFHIPAAVEILTTGTYGRLPACIREKIVPPDPITTNEKRQTLLRLNQVIQHRLVTGSLLPQMRKFKIDGGRVTFRIEHEFEVSLTVMGDGPNVPWRLLDIDILVEDKETGDGKALVHVLQVNYIHQLIQARLVDNQNALAEVYNCLHFFCQSLQLEVLYTQTLRLIRDRLHEMIYVDEYIPGSKLTVSYWRELTSKDPKSELGYRLTVQTDPNDSARPLAVFHIPSIGNKESSEVADRAVRSDLLSMERLLVHTVYVRSLARLNEIKVEFQTFLKDVEYHLQGTPAILTVPILSPCLRAEQVHITVDTHTGIFHCHVPKHLECPIVPDLQAALNNDYTKLPYLISELRYWITQRRCEKTLQHLPATPHEHLPLIHSSDHPIVKIGRHKVFVKLHRHPNVILVLEMREKAKIPSEMEYNFFLVYVKPTGIEGVEAGDENSDTDVPKMYLKVLNLIEFDTFVTTHGPGTFLDESVNNKRKASHMDSGPAAKQQKTIYPAYFIPELAHVVAMCDEKLPFVTFAQELSKRNIPHGGLQVEANATSLVLKLLTLPKPGPLQVDNKTLSTPLVDNSMWNALLKRLLSVAVRAQVNRHTTRLWIVELVFYGTPLPSAHHKEQGLRRAVYLQYDLMPVDQFGKTIDSLLNDWSKIVYLYALVHDFSEKYKNDKYNLQNIVTVKSYTYTSLLLGYGPNKEVLVNIFWCTESKEFKMIFSGGHSATNSHSMMREQLQSHLNRNYNLTQIIHILHETYQPLSSIAKLPTIPQLGIVRPQNPVLTFCLFPQSPTLLRVEYQSLYCLEIRLRGGGLISIRDGAYSRFDRCNVLQELIPTPGLKAFLSKYVDESTVYRRRSQSEDDNPPSPIAMEEPQGGPTSVGGSSPFLGLRGPQSPRDAGLRFASPITPPSGSNPHTPASPHALASAQGHPNFSMTSPPAPHMPHPSPSGIMPSSPLNTQPSPMAHSPGPNSLSYMQQGHTTDGSPFPTLSPGASNWPGSPSMPRPSPRSGQSPDHKTQQQPSTTHLSRVLPARSWAGAVPILLTHEALDTLCRPCSHPQKEIPGPDLSPLERFLGCVYMKRHLLRFIQNEMTPLPSNEPGSVFFKADGLQCQVFLNQAHMQSLHMKVSQIQNVGAPEMHQWSQEELQIIEQFFELRVAAPPYRPNGLCAFARMINVNMSRVLKDFIQIMRLELMPELVQGLKWNVQFCLRVPPSAMPIVPTGMPAVLPFRGKILFFLQITRIPYVQGMDWKDCLSLVLPMVYDTGTNSTQLAERREQVQSVAMGAVSHQLKRFAEYAALQPNECSLFPAVRDLLANLMLPTESQIPPQIQNQIAPSPVGQVGTSPSQMMHSPMQSMAQGGPPTGAYNMVPPGGPN